A genomic segment from Nodularia sphaerocarpa UHCC 0038 encodes:
- a CDS encoding pre-peptidase C-terminal domain-containing protein, which yields MTTIKFTTNTTTLIESEGTELTFRFELSEPPPVGGVRVYLLGNLPQSLTQLDLFALSFTGGGVPQGDFDFSGFFFNITSEIATVSAPIFADGIPEGQQTVVYTLQTGEGYTVDPSLSAVTVNFYDDPSQVPAPPPLNDPPVAVNDSYTTNAGQQLVVDAANGVLNNDTDSNNDPLTAAVLAAPSNGSLSFNGDGSFAYTPNAGFIGTDSFTYLANDTKANSAPATVNITIDPPPTMPTISFTASPTTLVEANNDSIVLTFQLSEPPPEGGLEVTFDSGVERSLAEFAVFSSSFNGASLVRANATSSAVTVRLLQQTATITLPLFRDEVVEGAETFTYTLSPVPGYDFVPGENAITFTIFDVPPVPVVSFTASPEVVNEAEGTILTLTFNTTGDIPAEGITVRLQGDVANILRQFTAAQVRFDAEANVFYRFDRPLVQTGVTGGTLDLFALETDLSSFTFTILEPTATISLPVLNDILEESDATFTYTLEAGQGYAVDPLASSANFTVTDGVPGGVGPVVSVSATPSTLFESEQTALTITFTLDSPPPEGGVVVYLDSGVPRSIAQFNVTVDNPRNPEDTLNPVGLTTTGGTISGTNELASVVLFRITEQTATITVPVFNNGEIDGPRSYNYTLLNGEQYQVNPEASSVSITIDDAPSVTPTVPTVSLDIIGGTFTRTNEIITPNLLKSAGSGASVLSIALSADAAILEGGLIVNVNSDIADITQFVREAGPGPRSFGGAVIAAIYNEDGLATGFQFRMDQANAIINFISPGTENVTDPETVTFFVQGGEGYNPSETASSTVTVYDTIAQVPDPTSVPEVGISVTNAGPLTEGVDETTLSFTVNGEIPPEGVLVYVNNNVRNGLGEFDLFNASFTGGSFPAPDSSASGFFFKITEPTATISLKPFADDIVEGIESFIFSLQPNPGYTVAADARTTTLAIRDDENSLIQVSLVTEPTVLVESEGTVSVHQFSLSSPPPAAGVTISVSAPNLDEFNLGGIEITGGTIAAVRADGFDFTITDQTATINLPVADDGIAEGLETAVFTVVDGQGYQVNPQAATGSFTIVDISAQAPILPMMEAEQNDTIATAEATGLSVDKNQVVIEGAIDFNFRNNRLVDQTEDVDMYSFELAAGDTVRIDIDAEQLGSTLDSVLRVFDAQGNQLAQSDDDGAPDELFVAGVDSYLEFTAETAGTYYVGVSSFPNGEFSFNNNPYDPSVAGSGTGRSSGTYTLNLSLNQPIVPRETVIDPGTGAGPTVSLAATPGTFDSSDNLLANALVQSVEEGASILTLGLTVSGAIPEDGLEVVLNSNIDLRDYFGLGAPFSPGAEVLGAVYDAAGVPTGIRLLVTERNAIANLNLQNLPEPSSETPEPITFTLQQSVGYSVGANATITAPVYSTLADVPTLPTVPTVSLSISETALVESLGNTTTLTFTLNETPPAEGVLVYVDSGVRGALGEFDVLNAEFVGGAIPAPNFRSSGFFFRITEQTASITLSAFDDGILEGIDEFTFTVQPGVGYAIAPEASAVTLTIADNPESVVLPPPDGSGGGEEPTIPSEPTTLNETIATAIVTGLSLENPTFVMNAAIGTTNQTRNFIDATEDVDMYAFDLEAGQTLIVDIDASGVGDAGIPGSRLDSVLQVFDAEGNQLAIASNVPAPDEVFQSDGDPYIRFTAPATGTYYVGISNLGNDFYDPNVAGSGSGWIFPGFYEPGPYRITAELIPAPVSELPVVGFTATPEVVSEAEGTVLTLTFNTTGDIPPEGITVRLQGDVANIMRQFTAAQVRFDAEANVFYRFDRPLVETGVTGGTLDLLALETDLSSFTFTILEPTATISLPVLNDILEESDATFTYTLEAGEGYTVDPVASSANFTVTDGVPGGVGPVVSVSATPSTLFESEQTVLTITFTLDSPPPEGGVVVYLDSGVPRSLAQFDVTVDNPRNPEDTLNPVGLTTTGGTISGTNEFVSAVLFRITEQTATITVPVFDNGEIDGPRTFTYTLLNGEQYQVNPEANQVTITIDDAMSIEQPLVGISATPVTADAQNNPLAYGLVKSAEYTDAEGATRTGAAILNLSLNVDGVIPEEGLVVDVITDLDLWKYVNGLNAPPFSPGAQILEAIYDDAGNGIGFKAKVTSPNSLIVFRLKSGLAADDLASATFTVQAGEGYSVNSEAAATTFPVYNTLQDVPTPSVTPEISFSATNTTIVESEGGQVTLNFSLSEPPPAEGVVVLVRGAQFSSLSDFDVLQAEVVGGEFPALIGANSFYFRITEQNASITVAAFPDGVTEGLEVQSFSLSANPGYTVNSTENTVVVTIQDTPESTLPLLTLTGTPGTLIETDATVSRHTFTLGAPPPAEGLIVSVSAPNFSDFDLAGISLTGGTIVAVREDGFDLNLTAQRAVIDLPVKNDGIIEGTETAIFSLQPGTGYILGETNNQATFTILDAPQPLSAEIESNDTIATANDTRLSEANPTLSITGAIGYSVANRYRINPTDAGFTYVDNTEDVDLYKVELKAGDRLAIDMDAQINGSTLSSALQVFDAEGNVLAANRIAPAPNEIFVSRNDSYINFTAPADGFYYVGVSSNPNYDRSAENPNLSNFDPYDPNVQGSGTGTTTGAYTLNLSLNSEVGEVVNPPTPVPTGDGPIISIETIIGTYSSAGTGARILSPYLVTAPPSGAAVLAIALTADGAIPEGGADVVINSDIILRQYFGNSVRVKPFTVGGEIGEAIYDPATGEATGFTFKLTENNAFINIVIPTSIELDSPQAATFSLQPGNNTTVNPDADFSTVTFYPTLEQAPVPTVVPQVGLEISQSQLIESEATSTTLTFTLDQAPPAEGVLVYVNSGVTGALGDFNVFGIETNGASFPIGNSNAGGFYIKLTQQTSTITLSAFDDGVVEGLETFTFSLETGAGYTIDPAQPAVTLSIADTPTSQVLVSYTFSPATLIESENTVGVHTFSLSSPPPAEGLTIFVNSDSLGEFDLSGVEITGGEIVSVAENGFSLKITDNQAVVRTPVNNDGIAEGVETEVFSIAPGDSYEVSPTANTATFTIYDNTSDVPLVETEGNNLAAINDTIPQAVDTQLSKNNTQFKIQATIGNAATNFIDRSEDVDIYKLELIAGDTIKIDIDSLPFNIDGVTNTQFVDTELRLFDAAGQELARNFIAPAPNELFVSNRDPYLEFTATTDGAYYIGVAANSNRHYDPFTAGSGGGRIIPASGINIGRYDLTVDLIPSELPVVGFTASPVVSEADGTGLVLTFNTQGIIPEGGLVVSVGGDFRTSAVAQGLQFREVIESEGVEYLRFNRDTQAYEFRLTQANAVVTIPVFDDIVEEADTTYTYQLLAGEAYGLDPAATSAAVTYVDGVPGGVGPVVSISTEQTALKEGDTLTVNFSVDGEIPVDGLTVFVLSPTRGALGEFVIFNPDGTPAITLEGIAGFPTPDGTGGGFFVTLTESTASLTLNVFDDGANEGIENITFNLVNGELYEVNPDASGITVTIAELPVVGFIASPVVSEADGPGLLLVFNAQGIIPEEGLVVSVGGDFRTSAVAQGLQFREVIESEGVEYLRFNRDTQAYEFRLTQANAVVTIPVFDDIVEEADTTYTYQLLAGEAYGLDPAATSAAVTYVDGVPGGVGPVVSISTEQAALYEGDTLTVNFSVDGEIPADGLTVFVLSPTRAALGEFVIFNEDGTPAVTFEGIAGFPTPDGTGGGFFVTLTEATASLSLKVFDDGPGEGVENFTFNLVDGELYEVNPDAASINLTISDAPTSPVGTPGDDVIVGTFGNDSLFAGAGNDIIYAAGGDNYLFGGDGDDTLFGGDGNDALFGGNGNDSLFAGAGNDYLYSGSGDNLLDGGDGNDILYAGNGNNTLLGGAGDDIIYSGSGQNLINAGSGNDIIFLNGGQDTVAIAQGEGVDTINNFQVSLGQRIGLSGGLSFDQLTLTQSGMDTLIKTGDETLAVLKFVQSSSLNSSAFTVV from the coding sequence CAGTATTGTTTTAACCTTTCAACTCAGCGAACCACCCCCAGAAGGAGGGTTAGAAGTCACATTTGATAGTGGCGTAGAGCGATCGCTCGCTGAATTTGCTGTATTTAGTTCATCATTCAATGGTGCTAGTTTGGTGAGAGCCAATGCTACTTCCAGTGCTGTTACTGTCAGACTACTCCAGCAAACCGCAACCATCACTCTCCCCCTATTTAGAGATGAAGTTGTAGAAGGTGCAGAAACATTTACTTACACACTCAGTCCTGTACCCGGTTACGATTTTGTTCCCGGTGAAAACGCAATCACATTTACCATATTTGACGTTCCTCCTGTACCAGTAGTTAGCTTCACAGCATCACCAGAGGTAGTCAACGAAGCAGAAGGAACAATCCTCACATTAACCTTCAACACCACAGGTGATATTCCCGCAGAAGGAATTACTGTGCGTTTACAAGGTGATGTCGCCAATATCCTCAGACAGTTTACCGCAGCGCAAGTCAGATTTGATGCCGAAGCGAATGTTTTCTACCGCTTTGACCGTCCGTTGGTACAGACTGGAGTCACAGGGGGAACACTGGATCTGTTTGCTCTAGAAACAGACCTGAGCAGTTTCACCTTTACCATCCTTGAACCAACGGCAACAATTAGCCTACCTGTTCTCAACGACATCTTAGAAGAAAGCGACGCTACCTTTACCTACACCCTCGAAGCCGGACAAGGTTACGCAGTAGATCCTCTAGCCAGTTCTGCCAACTTCACCGTAACTGATGGAGTACCCGGTGGAGTTGGTCCAGTAGTTAGTGTTTCTGCCACTCCCAGCACCTTGTTTGAGTCAGAGCAAACAGCCCTTACCATCACCTTTACTCTCGACAGCCCACCCCCAGAAGGCGGCGTTGTCGTCTATCTAGATAGTGGTGTACCCCGCTCCATTGCTCAATTTAACGTGACGGTGGATAACCCCCGTAATCCTGAAGATACTCTCAACCCTGTTGGTTTAACTACCACAGGCGGCACAATATCAGGCACAAATGAATTAGCCAGTGTCGTACTTTTCCGCATCACCGAACAAACAGCCACAATTACAGTGCCTGTGTTCAATAACGGAGAAATTGATGGACCACGCAGCTATAATTATACCCTGTTGAATGGGGAGCAGTATCAAGTTAATCCCGAAGCTAGTTCCGTCTCCATCACCATTGATGATGCACCATCTGTAACTCCTACCGTTCCTACCGTCTCCCTAGATATCATCGGCGGTACTTTCACCCGTACCAACGAGATTATTACCCCGAACTTGCTCAAATCTGCTGGTTCTGGAGCATCAGTGCTGAGTATTGCCCTCAGTGCAGATGCAGCGATTCTTGAAGGTGGTTTAATAGTTAATGTCAATAGTGATATTGCTGACATTACCCAATTCGTCAGAGAAGCTGGCCCTGGTCCACGGAGTTTTGGCGGTGCGGTGATTGCTGCTATTTACAACGAAGATGGTTTAGCGACTGGTTTCCAGTTCCGCATGGATCAAGCTAATGCCATTATTAACTTTATTAGCCCTGGCACGGAGAATGTTACAGATCCGGAAACTGTCACCTTCTTTGTTCAAGGGGGAGAAGGTTACAACCCAAGTGAAACGGCAAGTTCCACAGTCACAGTTTACGACACCATTGCTCAAGTACCAGATCCCACCTCTGTCCCAGAAGTGGGTATCAGTGTAACTAATGCCGGACCACTCACTGAAGGTGTGGATGAAACGACATTAAGCTTCACTGTTAATGGTGAAATCCCACCAGAAGGCGTGCTGGTTTATGTGAATAATAATGTGCGGAATGGCTTGGGTGAGTTTGACCTGTTCAATGCTAGTTTTACAGGCGGCTCTTTCCCCGCTCCCGATAGTTCAGCCAGTGGCTTCTTCTTCAAAATTACCGAGCCGACAGCTACTATCAGCCTGAAACCCTTCGCTGATGATATTGTCGAAGGCATTGAAAGCTTTATTTTCTCTCTGCAACCCAATCCAGGCTACACGGTTGCAGCAGATGCAAGAACAACTACATTAGCCATCCGCGATGATGAAAATTCTCTGATTCAGGTCAGTTTGGTGACAGAGCCGACTGTACTAGTGGAATCAGAGGGTACGGTATCGGTGCATCAATTCAGCCTCAGTTCACCCCCACCAGCAGCAGGTGTGACTATTTCTGTCAGTGCGCCTAATTTAGATGAGTTTAATCTAGGGGGAATTGAGATTACAGGTGGCACTATTGCCGCAGTTCGTGCCGATGGCTTTGATTTTACAATCACTGACCAAACTGCAACTATCAACCTGCCAGTAGCTGACGATGGTATTGCTGAAGGACTAGAAACGGCAGTCTTTACCGTGGTAGACGGGCAAGGTTATCAAGTTAATCCACAAGCAGCTACAGGTAGCTTCACCATTGTGGATATATCGGCTCAAGCTCCCATATTACCGATGATGGAAGCTGAACAAAATGATACCATTGCCACAGCCGAAGCCACTGGTTTGAGCGTGGACAAAAATCAGGTGGTTATTGAAGGTGCGATTGACTTCAATTTCCGTAATAACCGCCTAGTAGACCAAACCGAAGACGTAGATATGTACTCCTTCGAGTTGGCAGCCGGAGATACGGTGAGAATTGATATTGATGCGGAGCAATTGGGGTCTACGCTGGACTCGGTACTACGGGTATTTGATGCCCAAGGTAATCAGTTAGCCCAGAGTGATGACGATGGCGCACCAGATGAGCTATTTGTCGCTGGTGTTGATTCCTATCTGGAATTTACCGCCGAAACTGCTGGTACTTACTACGTTGGGGTGAGCAGCTTCCCCAATGGTGAATTTAGCTTCAATAATAATCCCTATGACCCCTCAGTAGCAGGTAGTGGTACAGGTCGCAGTAGTGGGACATACACCCTCAATCTCTCACTGAATCAGCCAATTGTACCGAGAGAAACTGTAATTGATCCTGGGACTGGTGCAGGTCCTACAGTATCCCTAGCAGCTACACCAGGTACTTTTGACAGCAGTGATAATTTGCTGGCTAATGCCCTGGTGCAGTCTGTAGAAGAGGGAGCTTCTATTTTGACTTTGGGGTTAACCGTAAGTGGTGCTATTCCTGAAGACGGACTAGAGGTGGTGCTGAACAGCAACATTGACTTACGCGACTATTTTGGACTGGGCGCACCTTTTAGTCCTGGTGCAGAAGTTCTCGGCGCAGTTTATGACGCTGCTGGTGTTCCTACTGGTATTAGGTTACTCGTGACTGAGAGAAATGCGATCGCTAACCTGAATCTGCAAAATTTACCAGAGCCAAGTTCTGAGACTCCTGAACCAATCACCTTTACCTTACAGCAAAGTGTCGGTTACAGCGTTGGTGCTAACGCCACTATCACTGCTCCGGTATACAGCACTTTGGCAGATGTCCCAACCCTTCCCACTGTACCAACTGTTAGCTTATCTATTAGCGAAACAGCCTTAGTAGAATCTCTAGGTAACACTACCACGTTGACCTTTACCTTAAATGAAACACCTCCAGCAGAAGGCGTACTGGTCTACGTTGATAGCGGTGTTAGGGGTGCATTGGGTGAATTTGATGTCCTCAACGCCGAGTTTGTTGGCGGAGCAATTCCAGCCCCCAACTTCCGGTCTAGCGGCTTCTTCTTCCGGATTACCGAACAAACTGCCAGCATTACTTTATCTGCCTTTGATGACGGTATTTTAGAAGGAATTGATGAGTTTACCTTCACAGTACAGCCAGGGGTAGGTTATGCGATCGCACCTGAAGCCAGTGCTGTGACTCTCACTATTGCTGACAATCCTGAATCCGTAGTTTTACCGCCGCCCGATGGTAGTGGCGGTGGTGAAGAACCGACAATTCCCAGCGAGCCGACCACTCTCAATGAGACAATTGCTACTGCGATTGTTACCGGACTCAGCCTCGAAAATCCGACTTTTGTGATGAATGCGGCTATTGGTACTACTAACCAAACCCGCAACTTCATCGACGCTACCGAAGACGTAGATATGTACGCCTTTGATTTGGAAGCCGGTCAGACATTAATTGTCGATATTGATGCTAGTGGTGTTGGTGATGCTGGTATTCCTGGCTCGCGTTTGGACTCCGTGTTGCAAGTCTTTGACGCAGAGGGCAATCAGTTAGCTATTGCGTCTAACGTTCCAGCCCCCGATGAAGTCTTCCAATCTGACGGAGATCCTTACATCAGATTTACCGCGCCAGCAACAGGTACTTACTATGTTGGCATCAGCAACCTGGGCAACGACTTCTACGATCCAAATGTAGCTGGTAGCGGTAGTGGTTGGATTTTCCCTGGTTTCTATGAACCAGGCCCCTATCGGATTACTGCTGAACTTATTCCTGCCCCTGTAAGTGAATTACCAGTAGTAGGATTCACCGCCACACCAGAGGTAGTCAGCGAAGCAGAAGGAACAGTCTTAACATTAACCTTCAACACCACTGGAGACATTCCCCCCGAAGGAATTACTGTGCGTTTACAAGGTGATGTTGCCAACATCATGAGGCAGTTTACCGCCGCACAAGTGCGATTTGATGCCGAAGCGAATGTTTTCTACCGTTTTGACCGTCCGTTGGTAGAGACTGGAGTTACTGGGGGAACATTGGATCTGTTGGCTCTAGAAACAGACCTCAGCAGTTTCACCTTTACCATCCTCGAACCGACAGCAACAATTAGCCTACCTGTCTTAAACGACATCTTAGAAGAAAGCGACGCTACCTTTACCTACACCCTCGAAGCAGGAGAAGGTTACACAGTAGATCCTGTAGCCAGTTCTGCCAACTTCACCGTAACTGATGGAGTACCCGGTGGAGTTGGTCCAGTAGTTAGTGTTTCCGCTACTCCCAGCACCCTGTTTGAGTCAGAACAAACAGTCCTTACTATCACCTTTACTCTCGACAGCCCACCCCCAGAAGGAGGTGTTGTCGTCTACCTAGATAGTGGTGTACCCCGCTCCCTTGCTCAATTTGACGTGACGGTGGATAACCCCCGTAATCCTGAAGATACTCTCAACCCTGTTGGTTTAACTACCACAGGCGGCACAATATCAGGCACAAATGAATTTGTCAGTGCAGTGCTTTTCCGCATCACCGAGCAGACTGCAACGATTACAGTACCGGTGTTTGACAACGGAGAAATCGACGGACCACGGACTTTTACTTATACCCTGTTAAATGGTGAGCAGTATCAAGTTAACCCAGAAGCCAACCAAGTAACCATAACAATTGACGACGCTATGAGTATTGAACAGCCCTTAGTAGGTATTAGTGCTACCCCGGTAACAGCAGATGCTCAAAATAACCCACTAGCTTATGGATTAGTCAAATCAGCAGAATATACAGACGCAGAAGGCGCGACCAGAACAGGTGCAGCCATCCTCAACCTATCGCTGAATGTAGATGGTGTAATCCCAGAAGAAGGTTTAGTAGTTGATGTCATCACCGACCTAGACTTGTGGAAATACGTCAATGGACTAAACGCCCCACCATTCTCACCAGGAGCGCAAATCCTAGAGGCAATTTACGATGATGCAGGTAACGGTATCGGCTTCAAAGCTAAAGTTACATCACCCAACTCCTTAATTGTCTTCCGGCTCAAGAGTGGACTAGCAGCCGATGACCTAGCCTCAGCTACCTTCACTGTCCAAGCAGGGGAAGGCTACAGTGTTAACTCAGAGGCAGCAGCCACCACATTCCCTGTATACAACACACTGCAAGACGTACCGACACCAAGCGTCACCCCAGAAATCAGCTTCAGTGCCACCAATACAACCATAGTTGAGTCGGAAGGTGGACAAGTTACCCTCAACTTCAGCCTCAGTGAACCACCACCAGCAGAAGGTGTAGTAGTTTTAGTCAGAGGCGCGCAATTCTCCAGCTTGAGTGATTTTGATGTCCTGCAAGCAGAAGTCGTAGGTGGAGAGTTCCCTGCTCTCATTGGTGCTAATAGCTTCTACTTCCGCATCACTGAACAGAACGCCAGTATTACAGTAGCGGCATTCCCCGATGGTGTAACAGAAGGCTTAGAGGTTCAAAGCTTTAGCTTGTCGGCAAATCCTGGTTACACAGTCAACTCCACAGAAAATACTGTGGTAGTTACCATCCAAGACACCCCAGAATCCACCCTACCACTACTCACACTCACAGGAACACCAGGGACTCTGATCGAAACTGATGCTACAGTTTCTCGCCACACCTTCACCTTGGGTGCGCCCCCACCAGCCGAAGGATTGATTGTCTCCGTCAGCGCGCCGAATTTCAGTGACTTTGACTTGGCAGGAATCAGCCTCACTGGTGGAACTATTGTCGCAGTCAGAGAAGATGGCTTTGACTTGAATCTCACTGCACAAAGGGCTGTGATTGATTTACCTGTGAAAAATGATGGCATCATCGAAGGTACTGAAACCGCCATTTTCTCCTTGCAACCAGGAACAGGTTACATCCTTGGGGAAACCAACAACCAGGCAACCTTCACTATTTTAGATGCACCACAACCCCTAAGTGCAGAAATAGAAAGCAATGATACCATTGCCACAGCCAACGACACCAGATTGAGTGAGGCTAATCCCACACTATCCATCACTGGGGCAATCGGTTACAGCGTCGCTAATAGATACCGAATTAACCCCACAGATGCAGGTTTTACCTACGTTGACAACACTGAAGATGTAGACCTGTACAAAGTTGAATTGAAAGCAGGCGATCGCCTAGCGATTGACATGGACGCACAAATAAACGGTTCGACCCTCTCCTCAGCGTTGCAAGTATTTGATGCTGAAGGCAACGTGTTGGCTGCTAACCGTATCGCCCCAGCCCCCAACGAGATATTCGTTTCCAGAAACGACTCCTACATCAACTTCACTGCACCCGCAGACGGCTTTTATTACGTTGGTGTCAGCAGCAATCCCAACTACGATCGCAGTGCCGAAAATCCCAACCTGTCTAACTTTGACCCCTACGATCCAAATGTACAGGGAAGCGGTACAGGTACAACTACTGGAGCATATACCCTCAATCTCAGCCTCAATTCAGAAGTGGGCGAAGTTGTCAATCCCCCTACACCCGTTCCCACAGGTGATGGACCAATCATCTCCATCGAAACAATCATAGGGACTTACTCATCCGCCGGTACAGGTGCAAGAATTCTCTCTCCATACCTAGTTACTGCTCCCCCGTCAGGTGCGGCAGTATTGGCGATCGCCTTAACAGCAGATGGTGCAATTCCTGAAGGTGGCGCAGATGTTGTTATCAACAGTGATATTATCCTGCGGCAATACTTTGGTAACTCCGTCAGAGTCAAACCCTTCACTGTCGGTGGTGAAATTGGTGAAGCCATTTATGACCCAGCCACAGGAGAAGCCACAGGATTTACCTTCAAGCTGACAGAGAATAACGCCTTCATCAACATTGTTATTCCCACCAGCATCGAACTTGACTCACCACAAGCAGCTACCTTCTCCTTACAGCCTGGAAACAACACTACAGTTAACCCAGATGCTGACTTCTCTACAGTCACCTTCTACCCAACCTTAGAGCAAGCACCTGTACCCACAGTTGTGCCTCAAGTAGGACTAGAAATCAGTCAGAGCCAACTAATTGAGTCAGAAGCAACTAGCACCACACTCACATTTACCCTAGACCAAGCACCACCAGCAGAAGGCGTATTAGTCTACGTCAACAGTGGGGTTACTGGAGCTTTGGGTGACTTTAATGTCTTTGGCATAGAAACTAACGGTGCTTCCTTCCCAATTGGTAACTCCAACGCTGGTGGTTTCTACATCAAGTTGACTCAGCAGACCTCAACTATTACCCTGTCAGCCTTCGATGATGGTGTAGTTGAAGGTCTCGAAACCTTCACCTTCAGCTTAGAAACAGGTGCAGGATACACAATTGACCCAGCTCAACCAGCAGTAACCTTGAGCATTGCTGATACACCAACATCTCAGGTATTAGTTAGCTATACCTTCAGTCCCGCAACTCTGATTGAGTCAGAGAACACAGTAGGCGTACATACTTTCAGCCTCAGTTCCCCACCACCCGCCGAAGGTCTCACCATCTTCGTTAATAGCGACAGTTTGGGTGAATTTGACCTGAGTGGTGTAGAAATTACTGGTGGAGAAATCGTCAGTGTTGCTGAAAATGGCTTCAGTTTGAAAATCACAGATAATCAAGCTGTAGTCAGAACACCTGTAAACAATGATGGTATTGCTGAAGGTGTAGAGACAGAGGTCTTCTCCATTGCTCCTGGTGATAGCTATGAAGTTAGCCCCACTGCTAACACTGCCACCTTCACAATCTATGACAATACCAGCGATGTCCCGTTAGTTGAGACAGAAGGTAACAACCTAGCAGCGATCAACGATACTATTCCTCAAGCAGTCGATACACAGTTAAGTAAAAACAATACCCAATTCAAAATTCAAGCAACAATTGGTAATGCTGCTACTAACTTCATCGACAGATCCGAAGATGTTGACATCTACAAACTAGAACTCATCGCAGGCGATACCATTAAGATTGACATCGACTCCCTGCCCTTTAATATTGACGGAGTTACCAACACCCAGTTTGTTGATACCGAACTGCGCCTGTTTGATGCCGCCGGTCAGGAATTAGCCAGAAACTTTATTGCTCCTGCACCCAATGAGTTATTTGTCTCCAACCGTGACCCCTATTTAGAGTTCACTGCTACCACAGATGGTGCTTACTATATAGGTGTTGCGGCTAACTCCAATCGTCACTATGACCCCTTTACAGCTGGTAGTGGCGGTGGTCGCATCATTCCCGCTTCCGGTATCAACATCGGCAGATACGACCTCACTGTTGACTTGATTCCTAGTGAATTACCAGTAGTTGGATTCACCGCCAGCCCAGTAGTCAGTGAAGCAGACGGGACAGGCTTAGTCCTCACATTTAATACCCAAGGCATCATCCCAGAAGGAGGTTTAGTAGTCAGCGTCGGTGGAGATTTCCGGACCTCAGCAGTAGCACAAGGGTTGCAATTCCGGGAAGTAATTGAGTCAGAAGGCGTAGAATACCTCCGCTTCAACCGCGACACCCAAGCTTACGAATTCCGCTTAACTCAAGCCAACGCCGTCGTTACAATTCCCGTCTTCGATGACATCGTAGAAGAAGCAGATACCACCTACACCTATCAACTGTTAGCAGGTGAAGCCTATGGGTTAGACCCCGCAGCAACTTCTGCCGCAGTTACCTATGTAGATGGTGTACCAGGAGGAGTTGGTCCAGTTGTCAGCATCTCCACTGAACAAACTGCCCTCAAAGAAGGTGATACCCTGACAGTTAACTTCAGTGTCGATGGTGAAATTCCGGTGGATGGTTTAACGGTATTTGTCCTCAGCCCCACCAGAGGTGCATTAGGTGAGTTTGTCATCTTCAACCCAGATGGTACACCTGCCATCACCTTGGAAGGGATTGCCGGCTTCCCAACCCCAGATGGAACTGGTGGTGGTTTCTTTGTGACTTTGACCGAATCAACAGCATCCCTCACCCTGAATGTCTTTGATGATGGTGCAAATGAAGGAATTGAAAACATCACCTTCAATTTGGTCAATGGGGAATTGTATGAAGTTAACCCCGATGCTAGTGGTATTACTGTGACAATTGCTGAATTACCAGTAGTTGGGTTTATAGCTAGCCCAGTAGTCAGCGAAGCAGACGGACCTGGCTTATTGCTGGTGTTCAATGCCCAAGGCATTATCCCAGAAGAAGGTCTAGTAGTCAGCGTTGGTGGAGACTTCCGGACCTCAGCAGTAGCACAAGGGTTGCAATTCCGGGAAGTAATTGAGTCAGAAGGCGTAGAATACCTCCGCTTCAACCGCGACACCCAAGCTTACGAATTCCGCTTAACTCAAGCCAACGCCGTCGTTACAATTCCCGTCTTCGATGACATCGTAGAAGAAGCAGATACCACCTACACCTATCAACTGTTAGCAGGTGAAGCCTATGGGTTAGACCCCGCAGCAACTTCTGCCGCAGTTACCTATGTAGATGGTGTACCAGGAGGAGTTGGTCCAGTTGTCAGCATCTCCACTGAACAAGCTGCACTCTATGAAGGTGATACCCTGACAGTTAACTTCAGTGTCGATGGCGAAATCCCTGCTGATGGTTTAACGGTATTTGTCCTCAGTCCCACCAGAGCGGCATTAGGTGAATTTGTCATCTTTAATGAAGATGGAACACCGGCTGTCACCTTTGAAGGGATTGCTGGCTTTCCAACCCCAGATGGAACTGGTGGTGGTTTCTTTGTGACTTTGACCGAAGCGACTGCTTCCCTTAGCTTGAAGGTGTTTGATGATGGTCCTGGTGAAGGGGTAGAAAACTTCACCTTCAATTTGGTGGATGGGGAATTGTACGAAGTTAATCCTGATGCTGCTAGTATCAATTTGACCATTAGTGATGCCCCCACCAGTCCCGTTGGTACTCCTGGTGACGATGTTATTGTTGGCACTTTCGGTAATGACAGCTTGTTTGCTGGTGCTGGTAACGATATCATCTATGCTGCTGGTGGCGATAACTACCTGTTTGGTGGTGATGGTGATGACACACTATTTGGTGGCGACGGGAACGATGCCCTGTTTGGTGGTAATGGTAATGACTCACTATTTGCTGGTGCTGGGAATGACTACTTGTATAGCGGTTCCGGTGACAACCTATTAGATGGAGGTGATGGTAACGATATCCTTTATGCTGGTAACGGCAATAACACCTTATTGGGTGGTGCTGGTGATGACATTATCTACAGTGGTTCTGGTCAAAACCTCATTAACGCTGGTTCTGGCAATGACATCATCTTCTTGAATGGTGGTCAGGATACTGTTGCTATAGCCCAAGGTGAGGGAGTCGATACTATCAACAACTTCCAAGTTAGCTTGGGACAAAGAATTGGTTTAAGTGGTGGTCTAAGTTTCGACCAGTTAACTTTGACTCAAAGTGGTATGGATACCTTGATTAAAACAGGCGATGAAACTCTGGCTGTGTTGAAGTTTGTTCAATCCAGTAGCCTCAATTCTTCAGCTTTTACTGTTGTGTAA